Proteins from a single region of Antechinus flavipes isolate AdamAnt ecotype Samford, QLD, Australia chromosome 2, AdamAnt_v2, whole genome shotgun sequence:
- the ANXA11 gene encoding annexin A11: MSYPGYPPPGGGYPPAPPGGNAWAGTAYPPTTMPPIGLDNVANYAGQFNQDYLSGMASSMSGTFGGASMPNMYPGAPGGGFPPIPPGGFGQPPPAQQPVPPYGMYPPPGGNPPSGMPAYPGYPGGPVPGQPMPPPGQQAPGAYPGQPPMTYPGQQPMPPPCQHPVPPAGQQQPMPAYPGFSGSVTPAVPPLQFGKRGTIPDAPNFDPLRDAEVLRKAMKGFGTDEQAIIDCLGSRSNKQRQQILLSFKTAYGKDLIKDLKSELSGNFEKTILAMMKTPVLYDVYEIKEAIKGAGTDEACLIEILASRSNEHIREISRAYKTEFKKTLEEAIRSDTSGHFQRLLISLAQGNRDESTNVDLSLVQRDAQELYAAGENRLGTDESKFNAILCTRSRAHLTAVFNEYQRMTNRDIEKSICREMSGDLEQGMLAVVKCLKNTPAFFAERLNKAMRGAGTKDRTLIRILVSRSEIDLLDIRAEYKRLYGKSLYHDITGDTSGDYRKILLKICGGND, translated from the exons ATGAGCTATCCAGGCTATCCTCCCCCTGGAGGTGGCTACCCACCAGCTCCCCCAG GTGGTAATGCCTGGGCGGGCACAGCCTACCCTCCCACCACCATGCCTCCAATTGGGCTGGACAATGTGGCCAACTATGCTGGACAGTTCAACCAGGATTATCTTTCAGGGATG GCTTCTAGCATGTCAGGGACATTCGGAGGAGCCAGTATGCCAAATATGTATCCTGGAGCGCCTGGTGGAGGTTTCCCACCCATTCCTCCGGGGGGTTTTGGGCAGCCCCCTCCTGCCCAGCAACCAGTGCCCCCTTATGGAATGTACCCACCTCCTGGAGGAAACCCACCCTCAGGAATGCCAGCTTACCCAGGATACCCCGGGGGCCCTGTGCCCGGCCAACCCATGCCTCCTCCTGGGCAGCAGGCGCCAGGGGCCTATCCTGGGCAGCCGCCAATGACCTATCCAGGGCAACAGCCAATGCCGCCCCCTTGCCAGCATCCAGTGCCGCCAGCAGGGCAACAGCAGCCGATGCCAGCCTACCCTGGGTTCTCAGGGTCCGTCACCCCAGCTGTTCCTCCATTGCAG TTTGGGAAACGAGGCACCATCCCAGACGCTCCGAACTTTGATCCTCTCAGGGATGCGGAAGTCCTGCGGAAAGCCATGAAAGGGTTCG GGACCGACGAACAGGCCATCATCGACTGCCTGGGAAGTCGCTCCAACAAGCAGAGGCAGCagatccttctttccttcaaaacgGCCTATGGGAAG GACCTGATCAAAGATCTCAAGTCAGAACTCTCAGGGAACTTTGAGAAGACCATCCTGGCGATGATGAAGACGCCGGTCCTCTATGATGTCTATGAAATAAAGGAAGCCATCAAG GGAGCGGGCACAGATGAAGCGTGCCTCATTGAAATCCTGGCCTCCCGAAGCAACGAGCACATCCGAGAAATCAGCAGGGCCTACAAGACAG AATTCAAGAAGACTTTGGAGGAAGCCATTAGAAGTGACACATCGGGACATTTCCAGAGGCTCCTGATCTCACTTGCTCAG GGAAACCGAGATGAAAGCACAAATGTGGATTTGTCCCTGGTTCAAAGAGATGCCCAG GAACTGTATGCAGCTGGAGAGAATCGTCTGGGGACTGATGAATCCAAGTTCAATGCCATCCTGTGTACAAGGAGCCGAGCTCACCTGACAGCAG TTTTTAATGAGTACCAGCGGATGACAAACCGGGATATTGAGAAGAGTATCTGCCGGGAGATGTCAGGGGACTTGGAACAGGGCATGCTGGCTGTGG TCAAGTGCCTCAAAAACACTCCAGCCTTCTTTGCAGAAAGACTCAACAAGGCAATGAGG GGAGCAGGAACAAAAGACAGGACTCTCATCCGGATCTTGGTGTCTCGAAGTGAAATTGATCTGCTTGATATTCGAGCTGAGTATAAGAGGCTCTATGGCAAGAGTCTATACCATGACATTACG GGAGATACCTCTGGGGATTACCGGAAGATCCTGTTGAAGATATGTGGAGGCAACGATTGA